One stretch of Candidatus Latescibacterota bacterium DNA includes these proteins:
- a CDS encoding DNA recombination/repair protein RecA → MAKKQKKKKTASTIADLRKELRKKYDERTIIQYTKGEPTPTIPTGCIRLDRALGNGGVPRSRMLELSGENSSGKTTLALSIAAEAQRALKERFVVYIDVEMALDTVWAETLGINFKLFDHCRPLTGEDAISMLEAYIRTNQCSVIIVDSVAALLPKAVTANEIGEANIGAQARLVSDAVKRCASLLRDYPDTIVIFINQKRARIGGGPASFSFDPTKTTGGKALPFFCTTRLSLAKIESLKNADKEQVGQVVMVNVLKHKVNGGPGARVKFSIDQERGIDAAREVLELAIEKGLVEQKGTWYLFSDTEKEQGEAKAKTFIRENLKKWTKAVTS, encoded by the coding sequence ATGGCCAAGAAGCAGAAGAAGAAGAAAACAGCATCAACGATAGCGGATCTGAGGAAGGAACTGCGTAAGAAGTACGACGAACGTACGATCATACAGTACACCAAAGGAGAGCCTACACCTACCATACCGACTGGATGTATTCGGTTGGACCGAGCGCTAGGAAACGGAGGAGTGCCCCGCAGCCGGATGCTCGAGTTGAGCGGTGAGAACTCCTCAGGCAAGACCACGTTGGCTCTGTCCATCGCAGCAGAGGCGCAACGAGCACTGAAAGAACGCTTCGTAGTATACATTGACGTAGAGATGGCACTGGACACGGTGTGGGCCGAGACATTAGGCATCAACTTCAAACTGTTCGATCACTGTCGTCCGTTGACAGGTGAGGACGCTATCTCTATGCTAGAGGCGTACATACGTACAAACCAGTGCTCCGTGATTATTGTCGACTCAGTAGCGGCGCTCCTACCTAAGGCTGTGACTGCTAACGAGATAGGGGAAGCCAACATCGGGGCCCAAGCTAGACTGGTATCAGATGCAGTCAAGCGTTGTGCGTCTCTACTCAGAGACTATCCTGATACGATCGTAATCTTTATCAACCAGAAGCGTGCTAGGATAGGCGGAGGTCCAGCGTCGTTCAGTTTCGATCCGACTAAGACCACAGGCGGTAAAGCACTTCCGTTCTTCTGTACCACAAGACTGTCACTTGCTAAGATAGAGAGCCTGAAGAACGCTGACAAAGAACAGGTAGGACAGGTAGTAATGGTCAACGTGCTGAAACACAAAGTGAACGGGGGGCCGGGAGCACGCGTGAAGTTCTCAATAGACCAAGAGCGGGGCATAGACGCAGCCCGTGAAGTACTAGAACTGGCGATAGAGAAGGGCCTGGTCGAGCAAAAGGGTACTTGGTACCTCTTTAGTGACACTGAGAAGGAGCAAGGTGAAGCGAAAGCGAAGACGTTTATTCGAGAGAACCTCAAGAAATGGACAAAGGCGGTGACCTCATGA